A single genomic interval of Desulfonatronum thiosulfatophilum harbors:
- a CDS encoding FemAB family XrtA/PEP-CTERM system-associated protein, whose protein sequence is MNRIDEVMPRRFQIKSQFLSESAYPAWDRYVLHHEHGSPYLTTAWKKAVQVGYGHKTSYLAAFSGSDVVGSLPLVTVKPPLVKNRLVSLPFCDFGGLLADDPAVAENLLNQALKLAADQRADLEIRCPAPAGAILSHGGFIQTTNKCRMLLALPSTADELWSGFKSKLRSQINRAEKNGLTCRLGGSELLNDFYQVFTRNMRDLGSPVHGKSWLTAIIQAFGKQAVVGVVYAGNSPAAAGIILCHGRTVSIPWASALREFNRLSPNMLLYWTFLKFAADSGCSSFDFGRSTPGEGTYSFKKQWGAAPAPLAWYRLGTARSQADEQTNGSLRRTMESVWKCLPLPAANILGPCLRKYIDR, encoded by the coding sequence ATGAACAGGATCGATGAAGTCATGCCGCGGCGATTCCAGATAAAAAGCCAGTTTCTTTCGGAATCAGCGTATCCCGCCTGGGACCGATACGTGCTCCACCACGAACATGGCAGCCCATACCTGACGACTGCGTGGAAAAAGGCGGTGCAGGTGGGCTATGGCCATAAAACATCATATTTGGCGGCATTTTCGGGTTCTGACGTTGTCGGCTCTTTGCCCTTGGTGACGGTCAAGCCTCCACTGGTCAAAAATCGATTGGTTTCCTTGCCCTTTTGCGACTTCGGGGGATTGCTGGCCGATGACCCGGCGGTGGCGGAAAACCTTTTAAACCAAGCTCTGAAGCTGGCCGCGGATCAGCGCGCGGATCTGGAGATACGCTGCCCTGCTCCAGCAGGGGCAATTCTCTCTCATGGCGGATTTATCCAGACTACGAACAAATGCCGAATGCTGCTGGCACTGCCGAGTACGGCGGATGAACTTTGGTCGGGATTCAAATCAAAATTACGCAGCCAGATCAATCGGGCGGAGAAGAACGGGCTGACGTGTCGTCTGGGAGGCAGCGAACTCCTGAACGACTTTTACCAAGTATTTACAAGAAACATGCGCGACCTGGGCTCCCCCGTCCATGGCAAGTCATGGTTGACCGCGATTATTCAGGCCTTTGGCAAGCAGGCTGTGGTGGGCGTGGTCTATGCAGGAAATTCACCCGCTGCCGCCGGAATCATTCTCTGCCACGGGCGAACCGTATCCATCCCATGGGCTTCGGCTCTGCGGGAATTCAACCGGCTCAGTCCAAACATGCTGTTGTACTGGACCTTCCTGAAGTTTGCCGCTGACAGCGGTTGTTCGTCCTTCGATTTCGGCAGGTCCACTCCCGGGGAAGGCACCTACTCCTTCAAAAAACAGTGGGGTGCGGCGCCTGCCCCTCTGGCTTGGTACAGACTGGGGACAGCGAGATCACAGGCAGACGAACAAACGAACGGCTCCCTTCGCCGCACCATGGAATCCGTCTGGAAATGCCTGCCGTTGCCGGCGGCAAATATACTGGGACCATGTCTGCGCAAATATATCGACCGCTGA
- a CDS encoding DegT/DnrJ/EryC1/StrS family aminotransferase: protein MSAQIYRPLIIMLLYNIPPAETRLSWTALSKGFIPGRSDFSGKIRNLTSGRACILAGSARILLYLLFKELRGQAGPEKSEVLLPGYTCYSVAAAAVKAGLRVALYDLNPRTFQPDLHSVERALSDRTLAVVGQHLLGMPADLEPLISAAQRHGVCLIEDSAQFMASNQTKQFSTGADFTVYSFGRGKPLPLGGGGALIANSPKATTPLKRIAEAVLTSPNGSKGPMAPAMTRIMSWPRLYWMLEKLPIGLGRTVYDPGFPVTSMAAALQRIGTAALSDLALLNQHRAMIGEIYIKGFQSGPTQGSLSYVPSCVRFPILVRCRDKMRQLAAYGVRRLYPMALVDLPALRSRLADPVPKTFGAREIAQRMVTLPTHLGVDQRLAEIIVNIAQAAFEDIQTVTSVTSTSGTKKTP from the coding sequence ATGTCTGCGCAAATATATCGACCGCTGATCATCATGCTTCTCTACAATATCCCACCCGCCGAAACACGTCTTTCCTGGACCGCCTTGTCCAAGGGCTTCATCCCGGGGCGGTCTGATTTTTCCGGAAAAATACGGAATCTGACCTCAGGCCGCGCATGCATTCTCGCAGGCAGCGCCAGGATTTTGCTGTATCTGCTTTTCAAGGAGTTGCGCGGCCAAGCCGGGCCGGAAAAATCTGAAGTCCTGCTTCCGGGCTACACCTGCTATTCCGTAGCCGCGGCCGCGGTCAAAGCCGGGTTGCGTGTGGCCCTGTATGACCTGAATCCGCGAACATTCCAACCAGACCTGCATAGTGTGGAGCGTGCGCTTTCGGATCGCACCCTGGCCGTGGTGGGCCAGCATCTGTTGGGGATGCCCGCGGACCTCGAACCGTTGATTTCCGCGGCACAGCGGCACGGTGTTTGCTTAATTGAGGATTCAGCGCAGTTCATGGCTTCCAACCAGACGAAGCAATTTTCGACTGGGGCTGATTTCACCGTTTACAGTTTCGGCCGGGGAAAACCTCTGCCCCTGGGCGGCGGCGGAGCTTTAATCGCAAACAGTCCAAAGGCGACTACTCCGTTGAAGCGCATTGCAGAAGCGGTTTTGACATCTCCGAACGGTTCCAAAGGCCCCATGGCTCCTGCGATGACACGCATCATGTCCTGGCCGCGTCTGTACTGGATGCTGGAAAAACTGCCCATAGGCCTGGGTCGAACTGTTTATGATCCCGGCTTTCCCGTGACGTCCATGGCCGCGGCGTTGCAACGCATAGGGACAGCAGCTTTGTCCGATCTTGCATTGTTGAATCAACATCGGGCCATGATCGGAGAGATCTACATCAAGGGCTTTCAATCAGGTCCGACGCAAGGATCATTGAGTTACGTACCAAGCTGCGTCCGTTTCCCGATCCTGGTCCGTTGCCGGGACAAGATGCGTCAGTTGGCAGCCTATGGAGTCAGACGTCTCTATCCAATGGCTCTGGTCGACCTGCCGGCACTGCGTTCCAGGCTGGCCGATCCTGTTCCAAAGACCTTCGGCGCCAGGGAAATCGCCCAGCGAATGGTCACCCTGCCCACTCATCTGGGCGTGGATCAAAGGTTGGCTGAAATAATTGTCAATATAGCTCAAGCGGCATTTGAAGACATACAAACCGTCACGTCCGTAACGTCAACCTCTGGGACCAAGAAAACTCCATGA
- a CDS encoding glycosyltransferase family 2 protein has product MIEIFFWVCFLLLFYAFIGYPALIWIFARTAGQRSRFDERRIPTVSMLLSVYNEEQVIRSKLENFLQLDYDSQALEMIVVSDGCSDGTEAIVASFDSPRIRLIVQEERGGKTLALNRAAAEAKGDILVFTDANSMFAPDALRKLTRHFADPEVGLVSGRSVYLDARNNTEHSGGVYRQYEDFIKEQESGTVSIVGADGAIYALRADLYQPLPAEYINDFIHPLQVVCRGLRAVQESEALCREVQDGDAGKELQRQTRIMAQSWLIVFSQAKNLLHAGRVGHFWAMISHKVLRWITLPLMAALLFFNLLLLDEGLRYQILFTIQFGFYLAVIAGWRRTEGLLRVPAMFTLLHAAAVLGLCRLMTGQVFITWDPRKQ; this is encoded by the coding sequence ATGATTGAAATCTTTTTCTGGGTTTGCTTCCTGCTCCTCTTCTACGCATTTATCGGCTACCCTGCCCTGATATGGATCTTTGCGCGAACGGCAGGACAACGTTCGAGGTTTGATGAGCGTCGCATTCCCACTGTGAGCATGCTTCTTTCCGTCTACAACGAGGAGCAGGTGATCAGGAGCAAGCTCGAAAACTTTCTGCAGCTGGATTATGATTCGCAAGCCTTGGAAATGATCGTTGTTTCGGATGGTTGTTCGGATGGGACCGAGGCCATTGTCGCATCATTTGATTCACCGCGAATCAGACTGATCGTCCAGGAGGAGCGCGGAGGCAAAACCCTGGCTCTGAACCGGGCCGCCGCCGAAGCGAAAGGCGACATCCTGGTATTTACGGACGCCAATTCCATGTTTGCTCCGGATGCCTTGCGCAAGCTGACCCGACATTTCGCGGACCCTGAAGTGGGACTTGTCAGCGGTCGATCAGTCTACCTGGATGCACGGAACAATACGGAACATTCCGGGGGAGTCTATCGGCAATACGAAGATTTCATCAAGGAGCAGGAGAGTGGCACGGTATCCATTGTCGGAGCGGACGGCGCCATATACGCTCTACGCGCGGATCTCTACCAGCCGCTGCCGGCGGAGTACATCAATGATTTCATTCATCCTCTGCAAGTCGTTTGCAGGGGGCTTCGGGCCGTGCAGGAATCCGAGGCCTTGTGCCGGGAAGTTCAGGATGGTGATGCGGGCAAGGAACTGCAACGCCAGACGCGAATCATGGCCCAATCCTGGCTGATCGTGTTCTCGCAGGCTAAAAATTTGCTCCATGCCGGCCGTGTGGGCCATTTCTGGGCCATGATCTCGCACAAGGTGCTGCGTTGGATCACGTTGCCTCTTATGGCGGCGTTGCTGTTCTTCAATCTCTTGTTGCTGGATGAAGGTCTCAGGTATCAGATCCTGTTCACGATCCAGTTCGGTTTCTATCTGGCGGTCATCGCCGGTTGGAGGCGCACCGAAGGACTGTTGCGTGTTCCAGCCATGTTCACGTTGCTTCATGCCGCTGCAGTGCTGGGTTTGTGTCGGCTGATGACCGGTCAGGTCTTCATCACATGGGATCCAAGAAAACAATGA
- a CDS encoding ABC transporter ATP-binding protein, which yields MIYQRFEFTSANQFLIFIGIAVLILIVSSNLLRLVSMWFNTRFIHYCKANLSRKMLQFYMMQPYQFFLTRNTSNMGKNVLEEVSRVIYSVLQPILAIVARGTITVLIFAMLVAVDPVLALMVVLILGGSYAMIFISVRRGLDTLGKRRAQANRGRFQTASEALCGIKDLKIMGREKIFLDKFASYNRELAHTESRLAVITQAPKFALEAIGFGGIVLIVVYFLFSASQTSEIIPLLALYAFAGYRLMPALQTLFTNVTTMRFNSAALDALLEDMQEKTGALDSPLLGQVERLPIIKEIVLEKVTYSYPQAADPVLHELGLRIEANTTVGFVGATGSGKTTTVDVILGLLAPQSGQLRVDGVLLDEDLMIRWQRNIGYVPQFIYLTDDTVARNIAFGVGESDLDLEAVERAARIANLHDFVTKELPHGYQTQVGERGVRLSGGQRQRIGIARALYHDPQVLILDEATSALDNVTEEQVMKDIQSLARKKTILMIAHRLSTVRDCDTIFMLDKGRLVASGSYDDLIESNEHFRQIARRVDFDGNGKGEAREKRKTGDIEATANFPRVPGEGRGFSSEPLS from the coding sequence ATGATCTACCAACGATTTGAATTCACAAGCGCAAATCAATTTCTAATTTTTATCGGAATCGCTGTACTGATACTGATTGTTTCGTCCAACTTGCTGCGTCTGGTTTCCATGTGGTTCAACACGCGATTTATCCATTACTGCAAAGCAAACCTGTCTCGGAAGATGCTCCAATTTTACATGATGCAACCGTATCAGTTCTTCTTGACCCGAAATACGTCCAATATGGGCAAGAATGTTCTTGAGGAAGTTTCACGGGTCATCTACAGCGTTCTGCAGCCGATATTGGCCATAGTTGCCAGAGGGACCATCACGGTGCTCATTTTCGCGATGCTTGTGGCGGTGGATCCTGTTCTGGCCTTGATGGTCGTGCTGATTCTTGGAGGGAGCTATGCCATGATCTTCATTTCTGTGCGCAGGGGATTGGACACCCTCGGCAAAAGACGTGCCCAGGCCAATCGAGGCCGCTTTCAGACGGCGTCTGAAGCGCTTTGCGGGATCAAAGATCTGAAGATCATGGGGCGGGAAAAAATTTTTCTGGATAAGTTTGCGTCGTACAACCGAGAACTGGCGCATACGGAGAGCAGGCTTGCGGTGATCACGCAGGCTCCCAAATTCGCTTTGGAGGCCATAGGTTTCGGCGGCATCGTCCTGATCGTGGTCTACTTCCTGTTCTCGGCCAGCCAGACATCGGAGATCATCCCGCTGCTGGCGTTGTACGCCTTTGCCGGCTATCGGCTGATGCCCGCACTTCAAACCCTGTTCACCAACGTCACGACGATGCGTTTCAACTCCGCGGCCCTGGACGCGCTCCTCGAGGATATGCAGGAGAAAACGGGCGCCCTGGACAGTCCGTTGCTTGGTCAGGTGGAACGACTGCCCATAATCAAGGAGATAGTCCTGGAGAAGGTCACCTACAGCTATCCGCAAGCTGCCGACCCGGTTTTGCATGAATTGGGCCTGCGTATCGAGGCGAACACGACCGTGGGTTTTGTCGGAGCCACCGGCTCCGGAAAAACAACCACTGTTGACGTGATTCTCGGACTGCTTGCTCCTCAAAGCGGTCAACTGCGGGTGGACGGAGTGCTGCTGGATGAAGATTTGATGATTCGTTGGCAGCGAAATATCGGGTATGTGCCGCAATTCATTTACCTGACGGATGATACGGTGGCCAGGAACATCGCTTTTGGCGTGGGAGAGTCGGATTTGGATCTCGAGGCCGTGGAGCGGGCGGCCAGAATCGCCAATTTGCACGATTTCGTGACCAAAGAGCTTCCCCATGGCTACCAAACCCAGGTGGGCGAACGCGGCGTCCGGCTCAGCGGCGGTCAGCGGCAACGTATCGGGATTGCCAGAGCCTTGTATCATGATCCGCAAGTGCTGATTCTTGATGAAGCCACCAGTGCCCTGGACAATGTGACCGAGGAACAGGTCATGAAGGACATTCAGAGCCTGGCACGGAAAAAAACCATTCTGATGATCGCTCACAGGCTGAGTACGGTTCGGGATTGCGACACGATATTCATGCTGGACAAGGGACGACTTGTGGCCTCCGGCTCTTATGACGATCTTATCGAAAGCAATGAGCATTTCCGGCAGATTGCGCGCCGGGTCGACTTCGATGGAAACGGCAAAGGCGAAGCTCGTGAGAAACGAAAGACCGGCGATATTGAGGCAACTGCCAATTTCCCCCGGGTTCCAGGGGAAGGGCGCGGCTTTTCTTCGGAACCTCTCTCATAA
- a CDS encoding glycosyltransferase family 4 protein produces MATILVLNHQAPFPVRCGNTLRVYNLCNVLSTSHSLVACFSGENSDGSVPLSPTAGDVFRKSLVLPRMNGKASWKRFLRPLEGHLVKRFNPSFWKQIRNELMRVIDGEKADAVLVTSLKMAEFVAGMNLNNTRTVLDICDSRTLTLEREYAADQQMNYWERMHRRLYLARARRDERNVTEKFDAVTAVSPVDLARLKALNRQHGKLHLVPNGVRLPAQVPCPEQKRAVIFWGALDFPPNSTAVRYFLEEAWPMLRQKAVRWYVVGKNAPDWLLQAAKKDDALILTGFLEDLHAFAATVPVMINPMRMGSGLKNKVLEAFSMERAVVSTDMGMEAIQAEAGTHYVRANTGVEFVENILRLLDNPQRCRDLGLASRSMVAREYTWEKAASRLEPLLIGEPK; encoded by the coding sequence ATGGCGACAATTCTTGTATTGAATCATCAAGCTCCGTTTCCGGTGCGCTGCGGGAATACGTTGCGGGTCTACAATCTCTGCAATGTGCTTTCCACGTCCCATTCCCTTGTGGCTTGTTTTTCCGGTGAGAATTCTGACGGATCGGTCCCCTTGTCGCCCACGGCCGGAGACGTTTTCCGGAAGAGCTTGGTCCTGCCGCGAATGAACGGCAAAGCATCCTGGAAGCGTTTCCTGCGACCGCTGGAAGGGCATCTGGTCAAACGTTTCAATCCTTCCTTCTGGAAACAGATTCGAAACGAACTGATGAGAGTGATCGATGGGGAAAAAGCGGACGCCGTGCTCGTCACCAGCTTGAAAATGGCCGAATTCGTAGCTGGAATGAACTTGAACAACACCCGAACAGTGCTGGATATCTGCGACAGCCGGACCTTGACCCTTGAGCGAGAATACGCGGCGGATCAACAAATGAATTATTGGGAGAGAATGCATCGGCGTCTTTACCTGGCACGTGCCAGGAGGGATGAGCGAAACGTTACGGAAAAATTTGATGCCGTGACAGCTGTTTCCCCGGTAGACTTGGCTCGTCTCAAGGCCCTGAACCGCCAACATGGCAAGCTGCATCTCGTTCCCAACGGCGTACGTCTTCCGGCACAGGTACCTTGTCCGGAACAAAAGCGGGCTGTGATTTTCTGGGGGGCCTTGGATTTTCCGCCCAATTCCACGGCAGTGCGCTATTTTCTGGAGGAGGCATGGCCAATGCTCCGTCAAAAAGCAGTACGCTGGTATGTTGTGGGGAAAAATGCTCCAGATTGGCTGCTGCAGGCAGCAAAGAAGGATGATGCCTTGATTCTCACGGGTTTTCTCGAAGACTTGCATGCTTTTGCAGCAACCGTTCCCGTGATGATCAACCCCATGCGCATGGGCAGCGGTTTGAAGAACAAGGTCCTGGAGGCGTTTTCCATGGAGCGGGCCGTGGTTTCAACCGATATGGGCATGGAAGCCATTCAGGCTGAAGCCGGCACCCATTATGTCCGCGCAAATACTGGGGTGGAGTTTGTTGAGAACATTCTGCGTCTTTTGGACAATCCACAAAGATGTCGTGATCTCGGACTTGCCTCTAGATCGATGGTGGCGAGGGAGTATACCTGGGAAAAGGCAGCTTCGCGCCTGGAACCACTTTTGATCGGGGAGCCAAAATGA
- a CDS encoding O-antigen ligase family protein: MNVSTQNNMLLYGIMLLVLVYVARIQELFQFLIPLQLGKIAILLALTLLMVSPKPPMRASLLKIPQVKMVLGILALCLISVPFSVYQGQSFNHAVMGFPRTILFFFLLIYAVNNFHDLRKLFWAFIFGVMILAYFMITASGTGRLAASATYDPNDIAMLFVITLPIVYFFMNSRKGPTKLVLMGILLALLFAFILTGSRGGFIGLMVITIFILFMDKYRTWLTKILVLGIAVLAFFQFAPETYWERIRTITTYEEDYNYSAEYGRKALWKRGMQMMMQNPLTGVGAAAFTTGLGLSYGEEGGKWLTAHNAFVQIGAELGIGGFVLFIWLIASSIRYLRRLRAKYARQPGIFRDHLWMATALEVSLWGYVATAMFLSAAYFVMFYFLIAMCCILRKLEMQVELQEQAQENHSGLETQLQIVGARG, encoded by the coding sequence ATGAACGTTTCCACGCAAAACAACATGTTGTTGTACGGCATCATGCTGCTTGTTCTGGTGTATGTTGCGAGAATTCAAGAGCTTTTTCAGTTTCTTATTCCATTGCAGTTAGGGAAAATCGCCATTCTCCTGGCACTGACCTTGTTGATGGTCTCGCCCAAGCCGCCCATGCGGGCATCCCTGTTGAAAATACCGCAGGTCAAGATGGTTCTGGGAATTCTCGCATTATGTCTGATTTCGGTGCCTTTCAGCGTCTACCAAGGGCAAAGCTTCAACCATGCGGTGATGGGCTTTCCACGAACCATCCTGTTTTTCTTTTTGCTGATCTATGCCGTGAACAACTTTCACGACCTGCGAAAGCTGTTTTGGGCATTCATCTTTGGCGTAATGATCCTGGCATATTTCATGATCACCGCCAGCGGCACGGGTCGCCTGGCCGCAAGCGCGACTTACGATCCCAATGACATAGCCATGCTCTTCGTCATAACCCTGCCCATTGTCTACTTCTTCATGAACAGCCGGAAAGGCCCCACTAAGCTTGTGCTGATGGGCATACTGCTCGCCCTGCTTTTCGCTTTTATCCTCACCGGTTCCAGAGGAGGATTTATCGGTCTGATGGTAATTACGATATTCATCCTGTTTATGGATAAATATAGGACCTGGCTGACGAAAATTCTGGTGTTGGGCATTGCCGTCCTGGCCTTTTTTCAGTTTGCCCCGGAGACCTATTGGGAACGCATTCGAACCATCACGACTTATGAAGAAGATTATAATTATTCCGCTGAATATGGTCGCAAGGCGCTGTGGAAGCGGGGAATGCAAATGATGATGCAAAATCCCCTCACGGGGGTCGGCGCAGCGGCATTCACCACAGGACTCGGTCTTTCCTATGGCGAAGAGGGAGGAAAATGGTTGACCGCCCATAACGCGTTCGTCCAGATCGGAGCGGAACTGGGAATAGGCGGCTTTGTGCTGTTTATCTGGCTCATCGCGTCCAGCATCCGCTACCTGCGCCGTCTGCGTGCGAAGTATGCCCGGCAGCCAGGCATATTCAGGGATCATCTCTGGATGGCCACGGCTCTGGAGGTCAGCCTATGGGGATATGTGGCCACGGCAATGTTCCTCTCCGCAGCCTATTTCGTCATGTTTTATTTTTTGATCGCCATGTGCTGCATTCTCCGAAAACTGGAGATGCAAGTCGAGTTGCAGGAACAGGCCCAGGAGAACCATTCCGGATTGGAAACCCAGCTGCAAATCGTTGGAGCTCGGGGATGA
- a CDS encoding GNAT family N-acetyltransferase, with product MRFMGAAGVALRHFRQSAYTRYGAGFPGICKFLYYSLFRVNTFIVFSCGRGETSKPDMPVELRIVRGDHHQLGLVRGRYALPGEFYCDLSHNVHDYFMGLWNEFPAYVHWIFPPGKASRFLELGPGCAEVNYMLTLPDYRGRHLCSLILACTIHELMAENVQRIYCVVHDANIASIKAVQRSGFQEMQRVRSIGPFNFRIKVDAA from the coding sequence ATGAGATTCATGGGAGCTGCCGGCGTCGCCCTGCGTCACTTCCGTCAAAGTGCCTACACCCGATATGGGGCCGGATTTCCAGGAATCTGCAAATTCTTGTATTACAGCCTGTTCCGGGTCAACACATTCATTGTCTTCTCATGCGGCCGGGGTGAAACCTCAAAGCCGGATATGCCCGTTGAACTGCGGATCGTTCGCGGCGATCACCACCAGCTTGGCCTCGTTCGTGGCCGTTACGCCCTCCCCGGAGAGTTCTACTGCGATCTCAGCCACAACGTGCACGATTATTTCATGGGGCTCTGGAATGAGTTTCCGGCATATGTGCATTGGATCTTCCCACCCGGAAAGGCAAGCCGTTTTCTTGAACTCGGCCCAGGATGCGCGGAGGTGAACTACATGCTCACTCTGCCCGACTATCGGGGCAGGCATCTTTGTTCCTTGATTCTTGCATGCACGATCCACGAGTTGATGGCTGAAAACGTGCAGCGGATATATTGCGTCGTCCATGATGCGAACATCGCCTCCATCAAGGCCGTGCAACGCTCCGGCTTCCAGGAGATGCAACGGGTGCGCAGCATAGGTCCATTCAATTTCCGGATTAAGGTGGATGCGGCATGA
- a CDS encoding glycosyltransferase, with translation MKRILFLTARVPAPLDDGWKIRTFHLIKGFVQEGWQVDLLSFRGPEQQASDFPELERMCKRMLLIVRAKAYAPKDLLLGLFTPMPFHVYNYRIPAMAAAVEEMTATTNYDFIQVEDVVMAQYAAKAGSRGGRILDMHNVESSLLDRFAVNEPNPLKRMYARITARKLRRYERRVASLFHRILVCSPEDGRLLGNNGLQTPVQVIPNGVDCDYFHPQPWDPSAQDLVFVGSMDYHANISGVLYFVQNILPLVWRINPRTRLTIVGKNPPEAILRLAEERITITGRVADVRPFLARARVVVVPLLVGGGTRLKILEAMASARAIVATPLGAEGLAIKDGEHLFLAEKVDDFASKTCLLLENAELCRSLGESASAFARSNYDWSSITTRLRRDLPPLPGES, from the coding sequence ATGAAGCGCATCCTGTTTCTCACTGCCCGGGTCCCGGCGCCGCTGGACGACGGCTGGAAAATTCGCACCTTCCACCTGATCAAGGGCTTTGTTCAGGAGGGTTGGCAGGTGGATCTGCTCAGCTTTCGCGGACCAGAACAGCAAGCCTCCGATTTTCCGGAACTGGAAAGGATGTGCAAGCGCATGCTCCTGATCGTCCGTGCCAAGGCCTACGCTCCAAAAGATCTGCTGCTCGGGCTTTTCACGCCTATGCCGTTTCATGTCTACAACTACCGTATTCCGGCCATGGCCGCCGCGGTGGAAGAAATGACCGCGACCACGAACTATGACTTCATTCAGGTCGAAGATGTGGTCATGGCCCAGTACGCTGCAAAAGCAGGAAGCCGTGGGGGACGCATTCTGGACATGCACAACGTGGAGTCCAGCTTGCTTGACCGATTCGCCGTCAACGAACCGAATCCGCTGAAACGCATGTACGCCCGCATTACGGCGAGAAAACTGCGTCGTTATGAACGACGTGTCGCCTCCCTGTTTCACCGGATTCTGGTTTGTTCCCCGGAAGATGGCCGACTCCTCGGAAACAATGGTCTGCAGACCCCGGTACAGGTCATACCCAACGGCGTAGACTGCGATTATTTTCATCCCCAACCGTGGGATCCATCCGCACAGGATTTGGTCTTCGTTGGGAGCATGGACTATCACGCCAACATTTCCGGCGTCCTCTACTTCGTCCAAAACATTTTGCCGCTTGTCTGGAGAATAAATCCTCGAACGAGATTGACCATCGTGGGAAAGAACCCTCCGGAGGCCATTCTTCGTCTGGCCGAGGAGCGGATTACGATTACGGGTAGGGTTGCCGATGTCCGCCCCTTTCTGGCTCGGGCTCGTGTCGTCGTGGTGCCGTTGCTGGTGGGCGGCGGAACACGATTGAAGATACTCGAGGCCATGGCCAGCGCCAGGGCGATCGTCGCCACGCCTCTCGGGGCGGAGGGTCTAGCGATCAAGGACGGAGAACATCTCTTTCTTGCGGAAAAAGTAGACGACTTTGCGAGCAAGACTTGCCTGTTGCTTGAGAACGCCGAGCTCTGCCGCTCTCTCGGGGAATCCGCTTCGGCCTTTGCCCGCTCCAACTATGACTGGTCCTCGATCACCACGCGACTGCGTAGAGACCTGCCGCCACTTCCTGGTGAGTCATGA
- a CDS encoding glycosyltransferase family 4 protein has protein sequence MKRILTLMSTDHLSGPLRQLLQLTEHVRNSHPNQYHYHMGFTWPAALPEPELFQELRGRGIHLEIISQKGRLDFSLVRKIQKLIAVHKIDLLQSHGYKPSILAFLLKRKLGLPWVAFLHGRTAENLKVRCYFKMEKLVVRKADVVVTVSERMRREMLDFGFSPSQVRTLRNAINPDAFQTNIPEHDADRLRKLHVGRNGGPVLGIVGRMSPEKGHVWFMDAFQEVLQQVPDAILLLIGSGQEERKLKQMCAARGLNGRVHFVGFQSEISPWYSLLDLVVMPSLSEGLPNTAMEAMLFGRPVVATDVGGVPEVVEHGVTGRLVPVREPRSMADAIIAYLADPAMRATHGANGRTKVLREFSPHVQADSLIKIYENVLSGALDKNPDARSTSS, from the coding sequence ATGAAAAGAATACTGACCTTGATGTCCACGGATCATCTAAGCGGGCCGCTGCGCCAGCTTCTCCAGCTTACGGAACATGTCCGGAACAGCCATCCGAATCAATATCATTACCATATGGGGTTCACTTGGCCCGCGGCTCTGCCGGAACCGGAACTGTTCCAGGAACTCAGAGGCCGAGGAATTCATCTGGAGATCATTTCCCAAAAGGGACGATTGGACTTTTCCTTGGTCCGCAAAATCCAAAAACTGATTGCCGTCCACAAGATCGATCTGCTGCAAAGCCATGGATACAAACCCTCCATCTTGGCTTTTCTTCTGAAACGAAAATTAGGCCTCCCCTGGGTGGCTTTCCTCCATGGGAGAACCGCGGAGAATCTCAAGGTTCGTTGTTATTTTAAAATGGAAAAGCTGGTCGTTCGCAAAGCCGATGTCGTGGTTACGGTTTCCGAGAGGATGCGCCGGGAAATGCTCGATTTTGGCTTCAGTCCTTCCCAAGTCCGCACCCTGCGCAACGCGATCAATCCGGACGCTTTTCAGACCAACATTCCTGAGCATGATGCGGACCGGTTGCGAAAACTTCATGTCGGCCGCAATGGCGGGCCCGTACTGGGCATTGTCGGAAGAATGAGTCCGGAGAAAGGACATGTTTGGTTCATGGACGCTTTTCAGGAAGTATTGCAACAGGTACCTGACGCCATCCTTCTACTGATCGGCTCCGGACAGGAAGAACGCAAGCTGAAACAGATGTGCGCGGCAAGGGGGCTGAACGGGCGAGTTCATTTCGTGGGCTTTCAGAGCGAGATATCCCCTTGGTATTCCCTCCTGGACCTCGTTGTCATGCCTTCGTTGAGCGAAGGGCTGCCCAACACGGCAATGGAGGCCATGCTTTTCGGTCGCCCGGTGGTGGCGACGGATGTGGGGGGCGTTCCGGAAGTGGTGGAGCACGGGGTGACCGGAAGGCTTGTCCCGGTCCGTGAACCGCGGTCCATGGCCGATGCGATCATCGCCTATCTGGCCGATCCGGCGATGAGGGCGACTCATGGAGCCAATGGGCGCACGAAGGTGCTGCGGGAGTTTTCTCCGCACGTCCAGGCCGACAGCTTGATCAAAATTTATGAAAATGTGCTTTCAGGCGCCCTGGATAAAAATCCGGATGCCAGATCTACCAGCAGCTGA